The proteins below are encoded in one region of Brachyspira intermedia PWS/A:
- a CDS encoding DUF2806 domain-containing protein, producing the protein MDVNDIAGIGKAVEKFIDLLRGLGWKIYEPLHIKRIADVESYKRKLETDDKIYEIEKISEFITKNSNLNINHNNNGTEISNANILLENTKARLVNQELSRTSNIQNVISKTYDILKDEEDVSDKPVDKDWFTRYFNIVQDISNEDIQNLWAKLLAGEIKQPGSFSYRTLETLKNMTTDEAELFTKVAKFFIFDGQKNCYIFNDHDLLKRYGVIHYYIVTLIDIGLINSSLNTGIIVNNNLTMLNNNLIFSIYNNMGMVQIPILTVSKTGNEILKLIDNKCNSDQFFIDSIKIIKNMFGQNVRYTLHKIDYIDDKGIIHTIDDNEDLMKNIQ; encoded by the coding sequence ATGGATGTCAATGATATAGCTGGCATTGGTAAAGCTGTAGAAAAATTTATTGATTTATTAAGAGGTCTTGGTTGGAAAATATATGAACCGCTTCATATAAAAAGAATTGCTGATGTTGAATCTTATAAAAGAAAATTAGAAACAGATGATAAAATATATGAAATAGAAAAAATATCAGAATTTATAACTAAAAATTCAAATCTTAATATAAATCATAATAATAATGGAACAGAAATAAGTAATGCTAATATATTATTAGAAAACACAAAAGCAAGATTAGTAAATCAGGAATTATCAAGAACTTCTAATATTCAAAATGTTATTTCTAAAACTTATGATATATTAAAAGATGAAGAGGATGTTTCTGATAAACCTGTGGATAAGGATTGGTTTACTAGATATTTTAATATTGTTCAAGATATAAGCAATGAAGATATTCAGAATTTATGGGCTAAATTATTAGCAGGAGAGATAAAACAGCCTGGCAGTTTTTCATATAGAACTTTAGAAACATTAAAAAATATGACTACTGATGAAGCAGAATTATTTACTAAAGTTGCTAAATTTTTTATTTTTGATGGACAAAAAAATTGTTATATATTTAATGATCATGATTTATTAAAAAGATATGGTGTTATACATTATTATATTGTTACCTTAATAGATATAGGATTAATAAATAGTTCTTTAAATACAGGTATAATAGTAAATAATAATCTAACTATGCTTAATAATAATTTGATATTTTCAATATATAATAATATGGGTATGGTACAAATACCTATACTTACTGTTAGTAAAACTGGCAATGAAATATTAAAATTAATTGATAATAAATGTAATAGCGATCAATTTTTTATAGATAGTATTAAGATAATAAAAAATATGTTTGGTCAAAATGTTCGTTATACACTACATAAAATTGATTATATAGATGACAAAGGTATAATTCATACTATAGATGATAATGAAGATTTAATGAAGAATATACAATAG
- a CDS encoding glycoside hydrolase family 19 protein: MLTKDILKKSGINQKWYEVLSKSFDEYNICKSDNKEENINELAMFLAQCGHESINFTKLEENLNYSANTLLKIFPKYFKDIDEAKEVVSKGKEAIANRIYGGRLGNSKNEGYKYRGRGIIQLTGKNNYKKYGEKLGINLVDNPDLASSELIASNIACCYWIERGLQPFARKGDVKTVTKMINGGYNGLEDREKRFDKILKILR; this comes from the coding sequence ATGCTTACAAAAGATATTCTTAAAAAATCAGGAATAAATCAAAAATGGTATGAAGTATTAAGTAAAAGTTTTGATGAATATAATATATGCAAATCTGATAACAAAGAAGAAAATATAAATGAATTAGCTATGTTTTTGGCACAATGCGGACATGAAAGCATTAATTTCACAAAATTAGAAGAAAATCTAAATTATTCAGCAAATACATTATTAAAAATATTTCCAAAATATTTTAAGGATATTGATGAAGCCAAAGAAGTTGTAAGTAAGGGTAAAGAAGCTATAGCAAATAGAATATACGGAGGCAGACTAGGAAACAGTAAAAATGAAGGATACAAATATAGAGGCAGAGGCATTATACAGCTTACAGGAAAAAATAATTATAAAAAATACGGAGAAAAATTAGGGATTAATTTGGTTGATAATCCAGATTTAGCATCATCAGAATTAATAGCATCAAATATAGCATGCTGCTATTGGATAGAAAGAGGTTTACAGCCATTTGCAAGAAAAGGCGATGTAAAAACAGTAACAAAAATGATAAATGGAGGCTATAACGGACTAGAGGACAGGGAAAAAAGATTTGATAAAATATTAAAAATATTAAGATAA
- a CDS encoding DUF2513 domain-containing protein → MKINYELIRNILEVMEEHKNHEILGKELLDKLNIKVPEDDNNEEEILLYDNLVGHIKILFDNECIDNDFNNKENKYGFTYLLSTNFPLINGAYRITAKGYDFLSGLREDKVFSKIKDFSINVAIETAKQLLVKLALGNL, encoded by the coding sequence ATGAAAATAAACTACGAATTAATTAGAAATATACTTGAAGTGATGGAAGAACATAAAAATCATGAAATACTTGGAAAAGAACTATTAGATAAATTAAACATCAAAGTACCAGAAGATGATAATAATGAAGAAGAAATTTTATTATATGATAATTTAGTAGGACATATTAAAATTTTATTTGATAATGAATGTATAGATAATGATTTCAATAATAAGGAAAATAAATATGGATTTACTTATTTGTTATCTACTAACTTTCCATTAATTAATGGAGCTTATAGAATTACAGCAAAAGGATATGATTTTCTAAGCGGTTTAAGAGAAGATAAAGTATTTTCTAAAATAAAAGATTTTTCAATCAATGTAGCCATAGAAACAGCTAAACAATTATTAGTAAAACTAGCTTTAGGAAATTTATAA
- a CDS encoding tetratricopeptide repeat protein codes for MTEELRTRIEKLIEEKHFEEAIKLCDEAIEKYDKDEDAYFLKANCYFELEDYNAAIENLNKVIELNPNSEKAYFNRAISKAKSEMYEEAIKDYDKAIELNSNDEVYYINRGVSKSNLERYVSNTSNRPSHNSE; via the coding sequence ATGACTGAAGAATTAAGAACAAGAATAGAAAAACTAATAGAAGAAAAACATTTTGAAGAAGCAATAAAGCTATGCGATGAAGCCATTGAAAAATATGATAAAGATGAAGATGCATACTTTCTAAAAGCAAACTGCTATTTTGAATTAGAAGATTATAATGCTGCAATAGAAAATTTGAATAAAGTAATAGAATTAAATCCAAATAGTGAAAAAGCTTATTTTAATAGAGCTATTTCTAAAGCTAAATCAGAAATGTATGAAGAAGCTATAAAAGATTATGATAAAGCTATAGAATTAAATTCTAATGATGAAGTGTATTATATAAATAGAGGTGTATCCAAATCAAATTTAGAGAGATATGTATCAAATACAAGCAATAGACCATCACACAACAGCGAATAA
- a CDS encoding DNA-formamidopyrimidine glycosylase family protein yields the protein MKELPNLITLINSIKGEICYSYINKIVAIDKQYKEMEDIEGQKIIDVLRYGGYMHFQFSQDAMLVDLGPNGSFVLTEDDDYENSILKLETDHGNFFVVDDSKDKNEITKIIPIWKDSTTMPQIGYDPLTKQFNYNLFCQLLADNDTTVEKLIKNPLILSGIGNVYGDMILKKASITKKTKTSDVTKVKAREIFDAIKQVLREASGNTEEDDGDSSEEE from the coding sequence ATGAAAGAACTGCCAAATTTAATTACATTAATAAACTCAATAAAAGGTGAAATTTGCTATTCTTATATAAATAAAATAGTAGCCATAGATAAACAATACAAAGAAATGGAAGATATAGAAGGTCAGAAAATAATAGATGTTCTAAGATACGGCGGATACATGCATTTTCAGTTTTCTCAAGACGCTATGCTTGTAGACTTAGGCCCTAATGGATCATTCGTATTAACAGAAGATGATGATTATGAAAACAGCATATTAAAATTGGAAACCGATCATGGCAATTTCTTTGTTGTAGATGATAGTAAAGATAAAAATGAAATAACTAAAATAATACCTATTTGGAAAGATTCTACAACAATGCCTCAAATAGGATATGACCCTCTTACTAAACAATTCAATTATAATTTATTCTGTCAATTATTAGCAGATAATGATACTACAGTAGAAAAGCTCATAAAAAACCCTTTAATATTGAGCGGAATAGGTAATGTATATGGCGATATGATATTAAAGAAAGCATCTATCACTAAAAAAACTAAAACATCAGATGTAACTAAAGTAAAAGCAAGAGAAATATTTGATGCCATAAAACAAGTATTGAGAGAGGCCTCCGGAAACACAGAAGAAGATGACGGAGATTCATCAGAAGAAGAATAA
- a CDS encoding adenylosuccinate synthase codes for MASVIIVGTQWGDEGKGKIVDYLAENCEYVVRSQGGSNAGHTVVVDNVKYKLRLLPSGILHKDKVCVIGNGVVIEPKVFLSEIDSLIEKKVNISNLKISDRAHVLMPYHKILDELQEEDLGENKLGTTKNGIGPCYMDKSSRLGIRIVDLMNKETFAKKLKFNVELKNKLLKKLYNHEGVNYDDLLKEYLEYADRLRPFVADTTTILNKAIKEKKNILFEGAQATMLDLDHGTYPFVTSSYPAAGGACTGSGVGPRKIDNVIGVVKAYSTRVGEGPFPSELFDDVGQLIRDRGGEYGTVTGRARRCGWLDACVVKYASYVNGLDSIAITRLDILDELDKLKICVAYKYNGEILEGYPADLEVLSKAEPVYEEFEGWKTSTRDIREYDKLPENAKKYLKRLSEVIETDISIVSVGAGRDETIIVKKIF; via the coding sequence ATGGCTTCAGTAATTATTGTAGGAACTCAATGGGGTGATGAGGGTAAAGGTAAAATAGTTGATTATCTTGCTGAAAATTGCGAATATGTTGTTCGTTCTCAAGGCGGAAGTAATGCAGGTCATACCGTTGTTGTGGATAATGTTAAATATAAATTAAGACTATTACCTTCAGGTATACTTCATAAAGATAAAGTTTGTGTAATTGGTAATGGCGTAGTTATAGAGCCTAAAGTTTTTTTAAGTGAAATTGATTCTTTAATAGAGAAAAAAGTTAATATATCAAATCTTAAAATATCAGACAGAGCCCATGTTCTTATGCCTTATCATAAAATTTTAGATGAGCTTCAGGAAGAGGACCTCGGAGAAAATAAACTCGGCACTACTAAAAACGGTATAGGTCCTTGCTATATGGATAAATCAAGCCGTTTGGGTATAAGAATAGTTGATTTGATGAATAAAGAAACATTCGCTAAAAAATTAAAGTTTAATGTTGAGCTAAAAAATAAATTACTCAAAAAACTTTATAATCATGAAGGCGTTAATTATGATGACTTACTAAAAGAGTATTTAGAATATGCCGATAGATTAAGACCTTTTGTTGCTGACACCACTACTATATTAAATAAAGCTATAAAAGAAAAGAAAAATATATTATTTGAAGGTGCTCAGGCTACTATGCTAGACTTAGACCATGGTACTTATCCTTTTGTAACTTCATCTTATCCTGCTGCTGGCGGAGCTTGTACAGGTTCCGGAGTAGGCCCTAGAAAAATTGATAATGTTATTGGTGTAGTGAAGGCTTATTCTACAAGAGTTGGAGAAGGTCCTTTCCCTTCAGAGCTTTTTGATGATGTGGGACAGCTTATAAGAGATAGAGGCGGAGAATATGGTACTGTTACAGGAAGAGCTAGAAGATGCGGTTGGCTTGATGCTTGTGTTGTTAAATATGCTTCCTATGTTAATGGACTTGATTCTATTGCTATAACTAGACTTGATATATTAGATGAATTGGATAAATTAAAAATATGTGTTGCCTATAAATATAATGGTGAAATATTGGAAGGATATCCTGCAGATTTAGAAGTGCTTTCAAAGGCTGAACCTGTATACGAAGAGTTCGAAGGCTGGAAAACTAGCACAAGAGATATAAGAGAATATGACAAACTTCCGGAAAATGCTAAAAAATATCTCAAGAGATTAAGCGAAGTTATTGAAACAGATATATCTATTGTTTCAGTAGGTGCTGGAAGAGATGAAACTATAATAGTTAAGAAGATTTTTTAA